From one Sesamum indicum cultivar Zhongzhi No. 13 linkage group LG13, S_indicum_v1.0, whole genome shotgun sequence genomic stretch:
- the LOC105176102 gene encoding GATA transcription factor 18-like, producing the protein MYHTQSNSFSMLFSMANGHRGFDEGEMYSFTTSPSASVDCTLSLGTPSTRLTSESAAHHQEKKRSSCMSNFGWNILPSKHTPPPSASSKGHRGGNNGNAGSGGDPLLARRCANCDTTSTPLWRNGPRGPKSLCNACGIRFKKEERRATAAAATSSGGAAHGSHLVDSQHMMNGATWAQPHKTPCYSSAYGNEFRFIEDDVADHRRDSETGSGSGAIPFLSWRFNVTDRPSLVHDFTR; encoded by the exons atgTACCACACTCAGAGCAATTCATTCTCGATGCTCTTCTCCATGGCTAATGGGCACAGAGGTTTTGATGAGGGGGAGATGTACTCTTTCACCACTTCTCCTTCTGCTTCTGTCGATTGTACTCTTTCCTTAGGCACGCCTTCTACTCGTCTTACCAGTGAGAGCGCCGCCCATCATCAGGAGAAGAAGCGTTCTTCTTGCATGTCTAACTTCGGCTGGAACATACTGCCATCCAAGCACACGCCGCCGCCCTCCGCTTCTTCCAAGGGCCACCGTGGAGGAAACAATGGCAACGCTGGTTCCGGAGGCGACCCGCTTCTGGCTCGTCGGTGTGCTAATTGTGACACTACTTCGACTCCCCTCTGGAGGAATGGACCTAGAGGCCCGAAG TCGCTATGCAATGCTTGTGGGATTCGTTTCAAGAAGGAAGAGAGGAGAGCGACGGCGGCAGCAGCCACCAGCAGCGGCGGAGCCGCCCACGGGTCCCATCTCGTCGACTCACAACACATGATGAATGGGGCCACTTGGGCTCAGCCCCACAAAACGCCGTGCTATTCTTCGGCCTATGGGAACGAATTCCGGTTCATAGAAGACGACGTCGCCGATCACCGCCGCGACTCAGAAACCGGCAGCGGCAGCGGCGCAATCCCATTCCTTTCTTGGCGTTTCAACGTGACTGACAGGCCGAGCCTTGTTCATGACTTCACAAGATAA